CTTTCTCTTGTCACTAGCTGTGGGAGGTCCTCAAGGCTCGGAGTCTATAGTCACCTCACAGCCAATTGCATCTGCGTCTCTCCCTCTATTTGCACAACCATCTTATCACCACACACCGTCTGTTGGGCCTTTTTAATGTCTCTCAGATCTATGTATGTTAGTCCATCTCCACCATCAATCCTGGCCCAGCCCACCATCCatctctcactttttaaaaaaatttttatttttttaatttgagacatagagagcgagcacaagtggggaggaaggtcagagagagagggacaagcagactctctgctgagcagggagcctgatgtgggcctcgaccCCAGGATGCCGAAATCATGACCCAAGATGAAGGccgatgcataactgactgagccacccaggcaccccatcacttttttttttttaagatcttatttatttgtcagagagagagagagagagagagagcacacaagcaggggaagtggcaggcagagggagagggagaagcaggctccccgcagagcaaggaacccaatgtgggaccctATCTCAGgaacctggaatcatgacctgagctgaaggcagatgcttaactaactgagccacccaggcatcccaagcttAATATTTAAGTCAATAGATGAGGTAAAGTGGACTGTCCTTCCTAAtttgggtgggcctcatccaatcagctgaaggcctgaatagaacaaaaagactgacCTTCTCTGAATAAGAGGAAATTCTTCCTGCCTCACTGCCTTCTAGCTGGGACATTTGTATTTTCCTGTCTTCAGACTCCAATTGAAGCATCAGTTCTTCCTGGGTCTTGAGACTGCCAGTCTTGAACTGAAACTACACTACTGGTTCTCacggttctcaggcctttgggctCAGATAGAACCTGcgccattggctctcctgggtctagCTTGTAGACTCACCCTGCAGGTCTCAGGACTTGTCAGCGTCCATACTtgtatgagccaattccttataataaacctctctctctctgtatatctctatctatttctctatctatctatcactaCATTTGTCTACCTATAGATATagatctcctattggttctgtttctctgaagaaccctaacTAATACAATCTGCCAATAATATTTGGAGTTGAAATATATCAAGAAGTGATCAGATACATAGATAACAAAACATAAATGTTTACCACCTGCCACTAGTagcaattttctaaatataactaattttgaattttatttttattttctattcaaaaGTTGCCGAAATCCAGAAGGTCATcagcaaaaaacaatgaaaatcaaGAGGCATCAATAAGCTGCAAACTAAGCAAGTCGGTCTTCAGGGAAGTGTCATGTAGTAATACATATATTGCCAACTAGTTCATGGgcatatcaattttttaaaattcatatttcaaaGGGTACTTGGGTTCTCTGAATAGcctacaaattttaaaaatctataatgcAGTTAAAGTCTCTTACAGAGAATCACCTGAGTTCTGCACATGACAAAAGAAGTTGCTGaatagaagagggaagaagaggagagattaATCAACTCCCACCTTTTTTTCTAAGCACATggtgagtctgcttaagactctctctacccctccctttgcccctcccccatcccccaagctctcgctctctcaagtaaataaacaaaaatttaaaaacaaaaaaaagaaacaatgagctGCTAAAAAACCTAACAGTGTTTAATGTTGTTCCCATTTGCAGAAATAAAGTGCCCTGGTCAAAGCAGGTATAATTTTCCAGTTGTATACTTTATTATCTATTGCAGAAAGATCTTGGATATTTCGCCTGGAGTAAAACAATTAAGACACACTTGGAAACTTTCTTCAAATCTTTGGTCCTCTTTCTATGGGTGAAAACTTGGGAAAATGTGTGAAAATTACAGATGTGTCTTATTGTTAAGAACTTTCTAGCAactaaaacaatagaacaaagaAATGGGTTGGTGAGGGAGAGCTGAGTAAGTACCATAATCTCTCTTATTGGATGTGATCAAGAAGAGAGTGGAAGAACACCTGTAAAAGATGATCTAGAAGGAATTATTCTGTTGTCTGGGAGTTGAATTAGATGAACTTTAGTTCTCTCCTCAAGTTCTAAAgttccatgattttatttattcttatttttttaagattttcattttttttaaagtaatctctacacccaacagggggctccaacttacaaccccaagatcaagagtctcacgctctaCTGGCGCCCCTGAAATACCATGATTTTAGATTTTAGTAAGCTGCGGACTGTTTACCTGTGTATTTGGTAGACACTTCAAAGGCACATTATTAAAACTTTTATAGCATGTCCAATAACATAATTACACCcacaaaaaaataactcaaaaattttgttgaataaatattaacataataaagtatACATTTTGGTACCCCCACCAAACCTAGAGTGTATAGTATTTCAAGaacttaacattttctttgcaATTCAAATCTTACATGATATAAAGGCTTAGAATAACATTCATAATCTGAATTATTTTAGCCATAGAAAAATAATCCATGGGCTCTCTAAAGCTACTGAATACTATCCCTTGcaccatattttctatttctgcctttattattcttttgtttctgttttgtttgttgaaaATTTCATCATTACAAGTAAGAACAatgataaattttgttaaatgcttgcTTTTAAGTACTTGGGATCTAAGTACTTGCTCTGATGTACTCCAGGGaactctcttatttattttatcttcctgTCCATTCATTGTTTCTAATAAAAGGTTAAGGCTAAAATAGTTCTCCTTCGGAAATGTACAAGAGCATATTTAATTTCACTTTCGTTCCTAAAAGTGATTGGGTCATCAAAATGATATGATGTAAACTTTCTGCATATTCTTCTCAATACTATTTTTCTCCAACAACAactacttttcaaatatttaaagttcTGAATCTGAGATCCTGTGAGActagttttattttcatcctggatattaataatatgttaataaaatatctCAGATGTAATATAAATGTCTATTGGAATCTCATCAAAAGTGGGGctagttctctttttaatatataattcttttctttttgattgggAGAGTTGATCCGTCGCATCTTTCATCCTTCCTGGCTAGCTACTTGCTTCTGTGACACCTGTGGTctctcaattccttttttttttttttttaagattttatttatttatttgacagagagaaagagagagagagagagagacagcacacaagagcagggggaaggggaagagggagagggagaagcagacttcctgctgagccgggagccctatgtggggccctatcccaggactggggatcatgacctgagctgaaggcagctacTTAAtgaaatgagccacccaggcgccctcaattccTTTCTTAATGCGGCTGTTTAGGTCTGCTAGAGGAAGCTACCAGATGACATTCTGTAGGTGGACCTGAGCAGCAACCAAAGGCTCTTCCAGGGTCCAGCCACATTGAGACTCCAGCGATCCAAGCAGGGTCCCTACTATTTAACCCTCTACTCGTCTACTTACAggcaatgtttcttttttcctctttttctgaaGTAATGTCAATTACTCTCAAAGTTCTCAAAGGCCTGCTGCTTAGACTCAGTGAATAAAGCATCATTTGAAAAGATGCAAgaccgggggcacctgggtggctcagttggttaagcgtctgccttcgactcaggtcatgatcccagggtcctgggatggagccccgcatcgggctccctgctcagcggggaacccacttctccctctccctctgcctgccgctccccctgcttgtgctcttgagcgctctctctctgacaaataaataaacaaatcttaaaaaaaaaaaagatgcaagacTATATATGTCatgataaaagaatgaaaccctgatattttttttttttagtcacgAGAAAAGAGTGTCATAAAATTTTCATTGCAATACACAAGCAGGATGAATGATATATATTAGCTCCTGAAAGCTCTGAAAAGCCTTCTTCCTTCACTGATAGACAGGAGGGTTTATCAGTTCAGCTGCTGACAGCTTTCCCCTCATTCAGTCTTTGCATGAGAAACATAATAATACTGCCTTGAATAGTCCAAGCTGAGTTGAGAAACCATCTGTTAGAGATGTTCTCAGAAATTCCTGCCTTGGATGGAAGGCTGGATGTTAACCTTCATGGTTTCTTTCAACCCTTGACTCTCCTTAATCatggtaaagatttattttttccaaatgggAAAAGTTGGTCCATGTGACATTTGGATTCTAATGGAatcattaaaagatgaaaatcaaGTCTTTCTGTATGTCAAAGACCAGTCCCTCACTCCCACCCTCTCTTTCTAAGGGCTGTCTAAGAATTGACCATTTCtgcaaagagaatttaaaaattaagggaaaaagtCTCTAAATTTAGATTCTCtttatattaagagaaaaagtctctAGGGAAAAATTCTCTATACTCATCCCAGGTTAATTTACAATTGGTTGTTAGTGTCTGGACGTCACTGCTTATGTGATGGCTTCATGCCTCAATGTTAAACATCAGAATGAGGCCAATTCTAGTGAATAGAAGTCCACACAAACAATTGCTGTTTTTGTTGGTTCCTCTGGTACCAAGtctaagaatagaaagaaaaaaaaaactggcaacaCAACAGAACCATCTTTTACTACCACCTTCCCCTTCAGCATAAACTGAGGCATGTGTTTGAcggagggaggggaagagtgtttcttttattttcccttagtAAAGGAGCTTAGTTCCATTAAACAAAGTTGGAAAATATAATGGagatagtatatttaaaattaatttaaaatgtacagtgtttttaatgccttttaatataagcaaaaattgattttattaaaatgctttaagATATTAGaatataatgatttatttatcaCTCCAAGTCTGTAGCATGAGTATAACTTCCTTTCCAagcatattgatttttaaatgtattttggaagTGGGAAAAGAACCAAAACAGTCTACCAAAATTCTTCACCATCCCTCTTAAACAGAACCAAGTCCATTACGTCCAACAGAGtctattttaaaacagtatagaaaaattattttttcaaaaggatAGCGTTAACCAATTAGAAACGTTTCTCAAACAACAAAGGACAGGTCATACTTTTCTAAGCTGTGTTTTGCTGAGTTGAAATGTGAAATggcaaatattgataaaatattcaaagttAAGTACACTGAGTCATTGAAATTTCTGAAATATTGAAATGGATTATCAACCTTATTGGAGTCTTTGCAGAACCTAAAAACTTTCATGTTCATCGTTGACATGAAAAACTTAAAAGGTCATATTTCTCTGTAGATTCAGTGCCTAGAtagaatggatttaaaatttaaagcacttttagaagaaaatttcagTGTTGTAGAAGTTAAACATGGAGCAAAACTCATACTTGTTacttttttccatgttttctgtTACAGATTTTCTTAGACTCTAAGGTGTCTAATCGAACTCAGAATAAATGTTGTTgcaaacaatttaattttaatttttggactGTTTAGCTCTTACAATGATGCTCATTCCAACTGCTATGTTAAATATGTAGCaataattgtatgtatttttccTAGCTTGTGATATAAGTGTCATACCTTTTGGTGTATTAGTTTTATATCAAGATTGTCTAACTTCAAATGAAGAACTCCATTTCAGAGCACTGCTTGAATATAAAGACTATCATTTAAGGATTAGAACTAGGCTGATTTTCAGTTATGTATCCTGGTATTAGCTCCCTTCTTATTTTTCACGGAATAGAATATTTTTGTTACTAGTGCCTGGCTTTTATACATCTACCCTTGCATCTGTGacaatgaaagggaagagaaatacaaattgtaAGGTGAAATCCAAAGAACATCCAAAATCATTGTGGTCAATGAACGGAGGCAATGACAGTGTTgctgttaagaaaagaaaaaaaaaaaaaaaaaaagaacagacccTGGAGTAGAGTGTACTAGGATTCAAGTCTAAATGATGTGGggaacaaaagcagaagaaaaattattaaatttccttactacctataGCCCaatgacaagtccttgaaacacgcagagtgacattcctctagggactgaGCTGCCTTGacttaatactttgctaagggaaAATGGTAACCTTAGCCCCACCCTCCAGATCCTGAAAGTCTatcttaacatataaaaatacctttagaaatttcctttatctctaaacccccccaagatacatgttggttatcatcccccaagcatatggcccaccgatatacatctgaagggtctcatgagtaaggttttattagacagtaataaatgaccttttcccaacaatagctagccttctcaaggtcctggaaaccttgcttccaaaattccttagagacttaggctatccctaatcccctcccaccttgaaagtatataatgggccactcctcggGACCCcagtacagctctttctgcccacgggtcctgtccccaggctttaataaaaccactttttgcaccaaagacatctcaagaattctttcttggccgaaggcttcgaaccctaacatcttttcCTACATCATAATATTCAATAGCTGTATGACTTGAGctgttacttaacctcttcaGGCCTTAGTTTCtttgtcttcatctgtaaaaggagggtTGCTAGAGGTTTGAAtaaatatgtgcatgtgtatctgtatgtatgtgtatatatatctagtGTTacttaaatattaactattattatattgACTCATCACTTCTATATCTGAACTGCTAATGAGCTAACAAAATTTATCTGATGGTTCTTGCCctgttttttctttagtttgttaCAGCAAAATGTCACTTAAGAAATTGAATAAACATATATTGAGAAGCCCTATAACAAGGTGCTGAATTAATAGACAGGATAATCACTTCCTGAATACTATGAATGAAGTCTTTGTAGAACTAGCAGAGGGGCTGTTAATACTAAAACAGTAGCCTTGCAAGTTAGTATAACCTCCTATAAATCAAAACATTAATACCTGAGCTTCATAAGGACAGAGATTTTGTCTGTATTGGGTCATTGCTGTATTTGCAGAATTCAGGCAAATGCCTTGCAAAGAGTGGGTGCACAATAACTATTTCTTGAATTAACGGAATGAATGGAAATCTtgaccttttctttaaaataggattaacattaaaactaaacaaacaaacaaacaaaaactaagaggCTTCCCCACTTTCTGATAGATTTCTGACCCTAAGAATGCTGGTGAGCAGGTAAACAGGGCTGAGGAGCAGCATGCGAAGGACATTAAGTGCAAATGTGTACATTTAGCAAGTATTCTAGAAGTCAAGGATTTGGTTCAGCATTCACAGCAATGTGTGGTGTGGAGTGGTGCCACACTTAACTCAGATTCTTGTGCATGTGTCACAtttgtattacaaatattttattcagcatCTGACTAACTTTAGTGTCTATACTTATCCTTTTTCCTTGCCAGGGTTTTCAGAAAGGATTTCTGAAATCCTTTACCTATATATGACCAAGTGTCATAAAGTGACACTTTCTGCAAACACTTGGTTTACTTTTAATAGTTGCTACTCAGGGTTGACTAGCTAAAATAATCAGTTTGACATGATCCATTTCACTGGTGGGGTTGATTATATTGCATTACTTAAAATTTAGCTCACAACCTCAGATAGTGGATTAAAATAGCTTCTCAAAATTATTCCTAACAATTGTCTAGATACGTATTCGTTTTTACTGCCatagcaaacattttttgaaaacagaaagaagtcCCCTTTCACAGCATAGATGAGCTAATAATTTGAAGCGGAAACTATTCATTTGTACACACTGTAAGTTTTCCTAATTATCTTCGTAATGAAAACTGAGAAAGTATTAGTCATCCTTGGCTGAGCTATATTCAATTCTACTTGtcttttctaaatataataaaacaacaaacaacctTAAAGGACATTACTAATTGATTAGACAAGATTTCTTAAAATGGtttttatcatctcatttaactTAAGAGCTTCCAGACATTAATAATGAGTCACCAAAATGCTATCATTGATTTATAATGCACATTAGCACATCAGGTTTGGCCCAAGAACTCTGTGGgtccagaaggaaaaagaaagatgtttacAAGTGAGCTCTGGCAGAAATATACTGAAAACACTCTCTGTATTCACGGTAAACAATTAGGCCTAATTCAAGTACAGTGAACATTCAGGTTCATTTTATTCCAAGGAACTGTTTCTATTCTTGAAGCTCCATGTAGAAAGAGTCCTTAGGGTTAGAACACTATTGAGGGTGGTATAATTTTGCTTGGCCTTTGGGCATATAAGGTAAACATTTTACAACAAAAATGTACAGCCATAGATAACACAGGATCTGATCAATGTTAACACACTTGGCGTTTAAGGCTAATCCACATTGGAAAAACAATCATTTCCAGGATGGAGATCAAATATCTTAACACAGTGTTACCTGTCTGAGTTgctagaaaagatttatttaaaaatcgaTCCACAGGATGTATTTTCACATTTGTCAGTTTCTTTCCACTTGTCTGCTAGAGGGAGGCACTTTAAGAGTTATTAACGGTGGTAGGAGTACGAGACACTGAGTTTCAGCAGTGATTGGTATATATGGcagggaattaaaatgaaattgtattaaaaaaagtaaacaaatcattaaattagaaaatttcgCCAAATCTTGTGAAGATCGCTAATTTCTGATTTGAATAACTTCCTTgcttaaaaaaagattagtagTTATCACCCACCCATGCacaaataaatgaaggtaaaatggTTTTGCTGTCTGGGGTGGTAAGGGGTTTTAAATATTGACAAGTACTTTGAGTTAGGTTTTGAGTAATATTGCAAAATACTGTATTATGCATAGGTTCCAAAGTGtcagaaaaactaaaatgtcGAATAGAACATATTGGAAGAGTTTAGTAAAacgtataaaaattaaaaggctaAAAAACCCACTCTgttttaaacatgtaaaaataaatcgAATTGGTTCGTGGGAatcaagtgacttttttttttttttagttagttgGTATGTACTGCACCCGCCACAACGCGTTGGAAAGTAGGTCCTGGTACACACTAAGGAATATCCAGCCAGGTAAATACATCAGGGTGATGAGGCCCATGAAATTGAGCGGATAGTGAGAATAGTCCCAGGAACAAGCGCCGCACAGGCGGAGCCCCAGACCCCAGGACAACTCCCATACGTAGATGAAGATCACGTAGATGGGCAGCCGCTTCCAAGTGCTCCAGCCACGATTCCAGTGCAGGTGGAAGTAGAGCTTTTCCACCACGAAGCTGCAGCTGCCGTACATAAAGAAGGACCAGAGCGACGTGTGGCCGCTGGCTGGCCCATCTCTCTGccccagaaaattaaagaagaaagtgaagaagatCTCATCCAAAAAGCCGTGCATTCCGAAGAAAAGAAAGCGGAGCAGGCCCGGCAGCCCCTCACTGGGGGCTCCCCCGACACCCCGGCCGCCTCGGGGTAGTCGCCGCCGGCCACCTGCACCCCCAGGGGCCCCGGCGCCCAGAGGGGCGGGGGGCGCGCCGGGCCCGTGCTGCGGCTGCTGAGGCTCTGGCTGCCGCCGGTACCGCAAGCGCAGGAAGCGCTTCAGGAACACATGGCAGTGGTAGAGCGCCAGCACATACTGCAGCGCGAGGTCCAGTGTCCCCGGCGCCGCCGCGCCCCCCGGGCCGCTGCTCAAGCCGAGCAGCAGTGCCTGGCTGGCCAGGGTCTGCAGCGCCATGTGGGCCGAGGGGTAGAGGAGAAAATTGAAGACGAAGGCGCTGGGGCAGCGCCGCTGCTGCAGGTAGACCTTCTCCAGGGCGAAGTGGGTGAGGGAGTGCAGCAGGCAGCGGTAGGGCGAGGAGAAGCCCAGCATCCGGAGGTCCGGGCTGCTAGCGAAGCGCCGAGCCGAGGACACGAGCACGTCCAGGGTGATCCCGTGCATCCCGTAGAAGTAGAGGCGCATCCAGGCGGGCAGCGCATCCGGCCCGTCGGCCGGCGCTTCAGCAGTAGACAGCAGCTCCGGGCGGCTGGCCGCAGCCTCGCCTCCCCGCCCGCCGGGGCCCCCGGGACGCCGTGCGGCGCTGCTCCTTCGCGCGCGACCCTCGCCATCCGCATCGCTGCCAGCCATGGGCTCAGAGGCTGCCCGGGCACCCgagcccgcgccgccgccgccgccgccgccgccgggtgCGTGGAGCTGCGGCGCCGAGGAGCTCCGTCCCGGCCGCGGCCGGGTGGCAGCCGGAGCTGGTGTGCCCGGGAGACGCGCGGGCCCCACCGCGCCCTGCCCTCCAGTCCTGGGTGAGGTGCCGCCGGCCGGCGCCCGAGCTCACTCTGCGCGGCCTAACGGGCGCCGCGGCCCGGCGAGGGGCGGTGGTGCTGGGGCTGCCAGGAGAAGTGCGGAGGCTGCTGCAAACCCCATCTCCTCCGCTGCTCAGCCCCGCCGCCTGTGCTGCGGGCTCTAAAAGCGTAAAGCGAGCGGTGACGCCCCTTCCCCCGGCCCTCCCCATGCCCCTCTCCGCCTTTCTCGGGCTCGACCGCCTTCGCAGggcgccctccccgccccaccctctGCGCCGAGTCCCGCCGGGGTCCGCCGGAGAGGGCCGggccctgcttctctgcctccttcccctgctctgcaCTCGGGTCCCGCGCGGTGCGGGAGACGTTTGCAGGGGCGGAGGCAGGAGTGGAGAAACATCTAACAGGTGTGATTGAGAGCCGATGGGCAATCCCTGTATTGTGGAACCAGAGCCAGGGCCTGGCTGGCCGAGGTGAATGGCCTAGTGCCACAAACCAGAGGCCGGGCCCGAGACCAAACTGTGGTGCTGTACATGTTCTAATTCAAAGCCAGCTGTGTCCCAGTCACAAAGAATGAACAGGAGACTCCATGCCTGCACGCCCCCAGCATCTGAAATGTCGCCTCGGGGCCTGGTTCACTTTCTCAGTCGCTCTCCCTGACCAGTGCTTTCCTAGGTTAGTCTACTGAGGGCCAAAGACAGAGAGTCAAAGCCCCCCAGAATTGTGAAACGATTTGAGGCCAGTTGGGTTGGACATTGCTCTGGCTGCAGAGGAGTCTCATATCAAGAACAGTACCTTTGCTCACGTTGGCGCACCCCAgtgctgctttttctctttgcacAACTAGGTCATCCCCGAGACGGAGAGTGAAATAGAgggtgagatttttattttttatttaggtaGAGAAGGTGTGGGAATCTAGAACTCTGGTGTGTTGGAGGCTGCACTTTTTAATCCAATTTTGAATTGGATTCTGAATCCAAAATTCAGGCTTAGAATTGAAAAGGATTGGAAAGAACCTTAGAGTTAAATTATACTGATTCATATCCCCCGTGCCCCCATCATATCTAAGCAGAAACCAGGTAACAGTTCTAATCTGTAAGGAGATGGGATGTTTCTTGGATGGAAGGctttctggggatttttttttttccccttctggagAATTCTGAGGCCATTCCTCCATTTCTTAAAACggtctcctccccactctctccccttATTTTAACACCTTATGTTACAGTCTATAGTTGCTAAATTGTCTGTGATTTAggtaaagagagaaataaaagtatgGTGAGAAGAAAAATTGTTAAAGTAATATCACTTGTATAAAAcgtaatgactttttttttagctttgttAGCATGTGGTTTATTTGCACACTTCCTTTGACAACTGTCAAAAGTCAGTGGGTAGAAACTGTCATGCCAGGGACAGAAGCCTCAGTTACAGGCTCCTCAAACCAGCTGCAAAACAGGAGACGCTTAGTTGCCCAAGTGCCTGAGCAAGTAcaatgaagagaaataataatgttaaaaaacTAAGTTCAACTGAGTAAGTTTGAATATCTAATTGGCTTTAATAAATGGTTCATGAATTGGGCTGCATCCCATTTAATAAACAGAAGTGAGCTCCAAGAAGCCgtacaaaatggaagacttttaCAGGTGGGACATGGAAAGTTatgagtaaaagaaaagaaagaattgtatTAGGCAAGGTCACCCTCCTTTGCATGGGGGTCTATCATGCAGATTACCACACTAGTGCTGATCTGGAAATTCCAGATGGTgattaaaaatcacatttctgtaactaagtcttggtttgctgtctTGGGGCAAGTGACTCCATATTGAGCctgttattacttttttaaacacTGTGAACATTTtcatgagcacctactatatacaAGATGCTAAATACACTGGGAAAATGAAGGGTTATTAGATGCACTCTCTAAGAAGTGTATAATCTAGTTGATAGGATAATAAGGCTATTATCATATCATATCTGTGTAAAGCCTACctatgattattattaataattatgatCAGCTAGTTCCCCCTTATCCACAATTTCCTTTCCCCAGTCCAGAAAcagatgatcttccttctgaCATATCATCAGAAGTTGggtagtagcctaatgctatgtcacTCACCTCACTCCGTCTCtgtctcatcatgtaggcattttatcatctcacgtCATCACAAGAAGGATGAGTagagtacaataagatattttgagggCGAGAAACCACATTCAtgacttttattatagtataatgttataattgtttaattttattactgttgttgttaatctcctactgtgcctaatttagaaattaaactttgTCATAGATAAGGatgtacaggaaaaaaagatagtatacatagtatatatactCAATACCATTGGTGGTTTCAGGCATctgctgggggtcttggaacgtatCCCCTGTGGCTAAGGAGGGGAACTACTGTACATACCAATGAATACGTTTCTTTAATAAACTCAACCCTGGGCCCAATGTATCAGATACTAAAAACAAATGCACTTGTTCTATCATTGCTATTCAAGCAAGGGAAAGCACTTCATCATGATAGCATAAATACAGGCATGCAAACATGCATACAACTAACTTACTAGATTAAACTTGAATTGTTTTCTAATAGTAAATTAAACTTCAAGAGCCCAAGTCTTCCATTTATTCTAATCTTTCTTAAAGATGCAAGGAAAACCTTGAAAGGTCTAATTCTATAGTTCAGTCTAGTTCATCTCAGGGAATGTAGGAAAATCTTggattaaatacaaaaattatatcttctatttgtatatttttcaccTTAGCACTTaacaaaatttctattttgtgtaCCATACATATCTTATAAATTATATAGGTATAGTAGGGcatgtataaaatttatttatatatatatgtatagtacaCACATATTTGAAAcatgctaattttttaaattaggtaatatataataaaaagctTGTGTCTCACCACTGTTGTCAATGTATTGCTCTGCTGAGTGGGTTAGATTGCTAAAAATCTCAATGTTCTGGGCCCTTTTTTGAATCTGCTTCTCATTTGTCTTAGGAGAAGTGatgcaaaatataaattaacagTTATAAATCCATAGCAGAAAATGCAGCTATTACCTGTTAttctatgtttctttttatatttttgttgtggCCTCTCCGTAGTTACGCCA
This genomic window from Halichoerus grypus chromosome 12, mHalGry1.hap1.1, whole genome shotgun sequence contains:
- the TMEM229A gene encoding transmembrane protein 229A, with product MAGSDADGEGRARRSSAARRPGGPGGRGGEAAASRPELLSTAEAPADGPDALPAWMRLYFYGMHGITLDVLVSSARRFASSPDLRMLGFSSPYRCLLHSLTHFALEKVYLQQRRCPSAFVFNFLLYPSAHMALQTLASQALLLGLSSGPGGAAAPGTLDLALQYVLALYHCHVFLKRFLRLRYRRQPEPQQPQHGPGAPPAPLGAGAPGGAGGRRRLPRGGRGVGGAPSEGLPGLLRFLFFGMHGFLDEIFFTFFFNFLGQRDGPASGHTSLWSFFMYGSCSFVVEKLYFHLHWNRGWSTWKRLPIYVIFIYVWELSWGLGLRLCGACSWDYSHYPLNFMGLITLMYLPGWIFLSVYQDLLSNALWRVQYIPTN